The Paenibacillus uliginis N3/975 genome has a window encoding:
- a CDS encoding MarR family winged helix-turn-helix transcriptional regulator: MNRKPAKEYTTEQQLPQLGTAPYLDLMDRTASSDTDRNSAHLGLIMLWLGDNTLDLMDIQLSSFDITESKLDLLLLLSLHAGQELVTPSSLADRLGIRRSSVTSLLNWLEKRNWIIREPYAKDGRMTHVRISSEGDKLVKQVLPTFWSTCASLVEGLDKEEQEVFKRALVKLNNNIEKRLGSGR, encoded by the coding sequence TTGAACAGAAAGCCTGCCAAAGAATATACAACAGAGCAGCAGTTGCCACAGCTTGGAACAGCGCCTTATTTGGATTTGATGGATCGTACAGCCTCTTCCGATACAGATCGGAATTCAGCGCATTTGGGACTTATTATGCTCTGGCTGGGAGATAACACTTTGGATTTGATGGATATTCAATTATCCTCTTTCGATATTACCGAAAGCAAGCTGGATCTACTATTGTTATTATCCCTTCACGCAGGGCAGGAGCTGGTTACACCTTCGTCCCTTGCCGATCGATTGGGGATTCGCCGATCCTCCGTCACGTCATTATTGAATTGGCTAGAAAAAAGAAATTGGATCATACGCGAACCGTATGCAAAGGACGGCCGTATGACCCACGTTCGTATCAGTTCCGAAGGCGACAAGCTCGTGAAACAAGTATTGCCCACATTCTGGTCAACCTGCGCATCTCTTGTAGAAGGATTAGATAAAGAAGAGCAGGAAGTGTTCAAAAGAGCGCTGGTAAAACTCAATAATAATATAGAAAAACGACTGGGATCAGGCAGATAA